From a single Miscanthus floridulus cultivar M001 chromosome 8, ASM1932011v1, whole genome shotgun sequence genomic region:
- the LOC136469744 gene encoding uncharacterized mitochondrial protein AtMg00810-like, with the protein MTNCKPASTSVDVKQKLSAAAGEPTTDGTFYRSITGALQYLTLMRPDIAYAINQACLYMHSPRAAHWNLVKRILRYLRGSINDGIFISASPSNNLTAYSDADWAGCPDTRRLTSGYCVFLGDSLVSWSSKRQPTVSRSSAEAEYRAVANAAAECCWLRNLLHELHVDVRKATVIYCDNISAVKIIMS; encoded by the exons ATGACCAACTGCAAGCCCGCCTCCACTTCAGTCGATGTCAAGCAGAAGTTGTCCGCTGCTGCTGGGGAACCAACAACTGACGGCACGTTCTACCGAAGCATCACAGGCGCATTGCAGTACTTGACTCTTATGCGTCCGGACATAGCCTATGCAATCAATCAAGCTTGCCTGTACATGCACTCTCCTCGTGCTGCTCACTGGAACCTCGTCAAGAGAATTCTCAGGTATCTTCGTGGCTCTATCAACGACGGCATCTTCATCTCCGCTTCGCCGTCGAACAACCTCACAGCCTACTCCGATGCCGACTGGGCCGGATGTCCGGACACCAGACGGTTGACGTCAGGCTACTGCGTCTTCCTTGGGGACTcgcttgtctcatggtcatcaaagagaCAACCGACCGTCTCCCGGTCAAGTGCGGAAGCTGAGTACAGGGCGGTGGCTAATGCCGCTGCAGAATGTTGCTGGCTACGGAATTTACTTCACGAGCTTCATGTTGATGTCAGGAAGGCCACTGTCATTTACTGTGACAACATATCAGCT GTCAAAATAATCATGTCTTAG